One region of Acropora muricata isolate sample 2 chromosome 13, ASM3666990v1, whole genome shotgun sequence genomic DNA includes:
- the LOC136896720 gene encoding uncharacterized protein, with protein MSARILAQLMGTIRVALQSQLKIDGVKFWLDSKTALSWIQNKGEWIQFVRHRVNEILKLTAKEDWAYCSTDENPADLGSRGALASQLKENQLWWCGPSWLTGRPDEWPAMTEAYQTPESQVEEKKSTTVLLTEAERPSGIANVIDVNNDSTLQRLVQVTAWLKRFVNNLRASVFQGSRSTGSRNVLRCEGRLLNSDLEIDAGKPVILPTKHPFTRLIIEECHQRVLHSGVRATLAELRSRFWVPRGKQIVKRILGECVTCRKLTGRPYSAPPTAVLPDFRVREAPLFSRVGVDFASPLYVKQKSGEMDKAYIALFSCCVTRAVRLELVEDLSTATFRRCLRRFIARNGTPALTVSDNAKTFQATQKALARQFNHPEIRADLERDKIEWKFNLEMAPWWDGFFERMVVSPKQCLKKTLGNARLSFDELSTLLTEVESALNSRPLTYEYNEVDEEVLTPPHLIYGRRIKSLPDEIVEPDDALNHESSSERFKYLSTKLAHLWNRWRKEYLVNLREFHRNKLGRPERIVQAGDVVVVYEEDKKRGEWKLGVVESLVAGKDGIVRGAQVRVITKGKPVHLSRPVQKVYPLEIRSKGEGARNKSTRNQVVEVPTRHAPRRSAALDSTWKTQLMLDSYTSQGGECCKTYDCMIT; from the exons ATGTCAGCAAGGATACTTGCACAGCTAATGGGCACGATAAGGGTTGCGTTACAGTCACAGCTGAAAATAGATGGCGTGAAGTTCTGGTTAGACAGCAAGACAGCTCTCAGCTGGATACAAAACAAGGGAGAATGGATACAGTTCGTACGTCACAGAGTCAACGAAATTTTAAAGCTGACTGCCAAAGAAGATTGGGCGTACTGTTCCACTGACGAAAATCCTGCGGACCTCGGTTCAAGAGGAGCACTTGCCTCCCAGTTGAAAGAAAACCAGCTTTGGTGGTGTGGTCCATCGTGGCTCACAGGAAGACCAGACGAATGGCCAGCGATGACAGAAGCCTATCAAACCCCAGAAAGCCAAGTAGAAGAGAAGAAGTCCACGACGGTTTTATTGACAGAAGCAGAACGTCCATCAGGTATCGCCAACGTGATAGATGTGAACAATGACAGCACCCTTCAGAGACTTGTTCAAGTGACGGCTTGGTTAAAGCGCTTTGTCAACAACTTGAGGGCGAGCGTGTTTCAAGGGAGCAGGTCTACTGGAAG CCGGAATGTTTTGAGGTGTGAAGGTAGGCTGTTAAATTCAGATTTAGAGATCGACGCCGGGAAACCCGTAATCCTGCCCACAAAACACCCGTTCACAAGATTAATCATCGAGGAGTGCCACCAGAGAGTGCTTCATAGTGGAGTGAGAGCTACGTTAGCCGAGTTAAGATCCAGGTTTTGGGTACCACGGGGTAAACAGATTGTAAAGAGAATTTTGGGCGAATGTGTCACATGCAGAAAGCTAACTGGGAGACCCTATAGTGCTCCACCGACTGCAGTGCTTCCTGACTTCAGAGTCAGAGAAGCACCACTATTTTCGAGGGTTGGGGTAGATTTTGCGAGCCCTCTTTATGTTAAGCAAAAATCTGGGGAAATGGATAAGGCTTACATTGCCTTGTTCTCGTGTTGCGTGACCAGAGCAGTGCGTCTGGAGTTAGTAGAAGATTTGTCCACTGCCACATTTAGGCGATGTCTGCGAAGATTTATTGCTAGAAATGGGACTCCAGCGTTGACTGTTTCAGACAACGCCAAGACATTCCAAGCAACACAGAAAGCGCTAGCTAGACAATTCAATCACCCAGAGATTCGAGCAGATTTAGAGCGTGACAAAATAGAATGGAAATTTAACCTCGAAATGGCACCCTGGTGGGATGGCTTTTTTGAAAGAATGGTTGTTAGCCCGAAACaatgtctgaagaagactctGGGGAATGCAAGACTGTCTTTCGACGAATTGTCAACGCTACTCACTGAAGTAGAGAGTGCACTTAACTCGAGGCCACTCACATATGAATACAATGAAGTAGACGAAGAAGTGCTAACGCCTCCCCATCTTATCTACGGGAGAAGAATAAAATCTCTGCCTGATGAAATCGTAGAACCCGACGACGCTTTGAATCACGAAAGCTCTTCGGAAAGGTTCAAATACCTCAGCACCAAATTAGCTCATTTATGGAACCGGTGGCGAAAGGAGTATTTGGTAAATTTGCGAGAATTTCATAGAAACAAGCTAGGCAGACCAGAGAGAATCGTCCAAGCAGGAGATGTAGTAGTTGTCTACGAAGAGGATAAGAAACGGGGGGAGTGGAAATTGGGCGTCGTAGAAAGTCTAGTGGCAGGGAAGGACGGCATAGTTCGAGGAGCTCAGGTCAGAGTTATTACAAAGGGGAAACCGGTTCATCTCTCCAGGCCAGTGCAAAAGGTTTATCCCCTAGAGATTCGGAGTAAGGGGGAGGGAGCACGGAATAAAAGTACCCGAAATCAAGTTGTTGAAGTGCCCACAAGACATGCCCCTCGTAGAAGCGCAGCTTTAGATTCAACGTGGAAAACGCAGCTTATGCTTGACTCGTACACGAGTCAAGGTGGGGAGTGTTGTAAAACATATGATTGCATGATTACGTGA